The following coding sequences lie in one Euhalothece natronophila Z-M001 genomic window:
- the coaBC gene encoding bifunctional phosphopantothenoylcysteine decarboxylase/phosphopantothenate--cysteine ligase CoaBC translates to MRDGKNVLISIGGGIAAYKVCQLISHLYQGEISVRVILTNAAQQFITPLTVSTLSRHHAYTDTDFWHNTARPLHIELGEWADLLVIAPLTANTLGKLVYGLADNLLTNTVLASNCPILLAPAMNTQMWEQPSVQRNWEAIRQESRYHLLEPSGGRLACDHVGKGRMAEPDQIFQTIQSLLYTQGKRDFWGKNVLINTGGTREYLDPVRFLGNPATGKMGSAIAQAALNRGATVTLVYGQSSQITVTPSPQLNLISVVTAEEMLEAMVAHFANADYTILSAAVADFKPAHYSPQKRPKQDISHSLPLKAVPDIAKTLSEQKQPQQILVGFAAQTGDFIKPAQEKLQRKNLDYIVANPIDQAEGGFGSDQNQCVILSQTGEKKEISLCSKLELAHQLLDVLIS, encoded by the coding sequence ATGAGAGATGGCAAAAATGTCCTAATTAGTATTGGCGGTGGAATTGCGGCTTATAAGGTTTGTCAGCTAATTTCCCATTTATATCAAGGGGAAATCTCAGTAAGGGTCATTTTAACCAATGCGGCGCAGCAGTTTATTACGCCTTTAACTGTTAGTACCCTTAGCCGTCATCACGCTTACACCGATACTGATTTTTGGCATAATACTGCTCGTCCCCTTCATATTGAGTTAGGGGAATGGGCAGATTTATTAGTGATTGCGCCTTTAACAGCTAATACCTTAGGCAAACTAGTGTATGGACTAGCTGATAATTTACTCACTAATACTGTTTTAGCATCGAATTGCCCGATTTTACTTGCCCCAGCAATGAATACCCAAATGTGGGAACAACCTTCGGTGCAGCGGAATTGGGAAGCAATTAGGCAAGAATCACGCTATCATCTCCTTGAACCCAGTGGCGGGCGACTGGCTTGTGATCACGTGGGGAAAGGGCGGATGGCGGAACCCGATCAGATTTTCCAGACTATTCAATCTCTGCTTTATACTCAAGGCAAACGGGATTTTTGGGGTAAAAATGTCTTAATTAATACTGGGGGAACGCGAGAATATCTTGATCCTGTGCGGTTTTTAGGGAATCCAGCAACAGGAAAAATGGGAAGCGCGATCGCGCAGGCAGCCCTAAATCGTGGCGCAACAGTGACATTAGTTTATGGGCAATCTTCTCAGATTACAGTTACTCCCTCTCCCCAATTAAACCTGATCTCTGTAGTAACTGCTGAGGAAATGTTAGAAGCAATGGTCGCCCATTTTGCTAATGCTGATTATACGATTCTCTCTGCTGCTGTAGCCGATTTCAAGCCCGCTCATTATTCTCCTCAAAAACGCCCGAAACAGGATATCTCACACTCATTACCCTTAAAAGCGGTTCCCGATATTGCAAAAACTCTCAGTGAACAAAAGCAACCGCAACAAATTTTAGTAGGGTTTGCTGCCCAAACGGGGGATTTTATTAAACCTGCCCAAGAAAAGTTACAACGGAAAAATCTCGACTATATTGTTGCTAACCCCATTGATCAAGCAGAAGGCGGATTTGGTAGCGATCAAAATCAATGTGTTATCCTCAGTCAAACAGGAGAGAAAAAGGAGATTTCCCTCTGTAGTAAATTAGAACTAGCTCACCAACTCTTAGATGTTTTAATCTCCTAA
- the isiD gene encoding protein IsiD: protein MNTISLSHEEIEALTAEDVKQLAERLDQDDYNSPFEALQDWHLLRAISFHNWELVEPYRHLLDVEAFDEA from the coding sequence ATGAATACGATTAGTCTGTCTCATGAAGAAATTGAAGCATTAACCGCAGAGGACGTAAAACAGTTAGCAGAACGCTTAGATCAGGATGACTATAATAGTCCGTTTGAAGCCCTGCAAGACTGGCATTTATTACGTGCCATTTCTTTTCACAATTGGGAATTAGTAGAACCTTATCGTCATCTCCTCGATGTGGAAGCCTTTGATGAAGCATGA